A region of Rhizobium grahamii DNA encodes the following proteins:
- the uraD gene encoding 2-oxo-4-hydroxy-4-carboxy-5-ureidoimidazoline decarboxylase, which yields MLSRDEFVSRYGGVFEHSPFVAERSYDDGFIGDELTVDRVHTALVAIFRAASPEERLGVLRAHPDLAGRLAIAGELTEDSKKEQAGAGLDRLSAAEHARFTELNTAYVEKFGFPFIIAVKGLNKDDILAAFEKRINNTRDEEFETATAQVERIALLRLEALLPTR from the coding sequence ATGCTGTCGCGTGACGAGTTTGTATCGCGTTACGGCGGTGTTTTCGAACACTCGCCCTTCGTTGCCGAGCGTTCCTATGACGACGGATTCATTGGAGACGAACTGACAGTCGACCGGGTGCATACGGCGCTGGTCGCGATTTTCCGGGCGGCAAGCCCGGAGGAGCGGCTGGGGGTCCTGCGCGCTCACCCTGATCTTGCCGGACGCCTGGCGATCGCAGGCGAACTCACCGAAGATAGCAAGAAGGAACAAGCCGGTGCCGGGCTCGACCGACTGAGCGCGGCCGAGCATGCCAGGTTCACCGAGCTCAACACCGCCTATGTCGAGAAGTTCGGCTTTCCCTTCATTATTGCCGTCAAGGGCTTGAACAAGGACGACATCCTGGCCGCCTTCGAAAAGCGCATCAACAATACGCGCGATGAGGAGTTCGAAACCGCCACCGCTCAGGTCGAACGTATTGCGCTCTTGCGTCTCGAAGCTCTGCTGCCGACACGCTAG
- a CDS encoding NAD(P)/FAD-dependent oxidoreductase, which produces MPTADSPALPSGQSSASLLIVGGGVMGLWAAVHAERLGIDTVLIEAGRLGQGASGGLLGALMPHMPDKWNAKKQFQFDALVSLETEIADLQEQTGLSAGYRRSGRLIPLPKPHLRQIALGHSADAETRWHASERRFHWHVLDRPPVNDWLDADDSAGSVYDTLAGRVAPRSLIAMLTAFLRAASHVRILENAALESIDLDRRLAQCGAGPIAFGHCIVAAGYQSFPLLAELTSGLTKPLGQPVKGQAALLKADVDPSLPTIFRDGLYVVAHEGGHVAVGSTSENRFETPFTTDDQLDALLVAAQELVPALRGAEVLERWAGLRPKAIDRDPMVGAHPACDRLLALTGGFKVSFGIAHRLAEAVVRTVAGQRPAFELPESFLLSSHIDVASR; this is translated from the coding sequence ATGCCAACAGCCGATAGTCCGGCCTTGCCTTCTGGTCAATCGTCCGCCTCGCTGCTGATCGTCGGCGGCGGCGTGATGGGGCTTTGGGCGGCAGTTCATGCCGAGCGTCTCGGCATCGATACGGTGCTGATCGAGGCGGGCCGATTGGGGCAGGGAGCAAGCGGCGGCCTGCTCGGCGCGCTGATGCCGCACATGCCTGACAAATGGAACGCGAAGAAGCAATTTCAGTTCGACGCGCTGGTATCGCTGGAAACGGAAATCGCGGATTTGCAGGAGCAGACGGGCCTCTCAGCCGGCTATCGCCGATCCGGGCGCCTCATTCCGTTGCCGAAGCCACACCTCCGGCAGATCGCCCTTGGTCATTCTGCGGACGCCGAAACGCGCTGGCATGCCTCGGAGCGCCGCTTTCACTGGCACGTGCTCGACAGGCCGCCGGTCAATGACTGGCTCGATGCCGACGACAGCGCGGGCTCCGTCTACGATACTCTTGCCGGTCGCGTCGCACCACGGTCACTCATTGCGATGCTGACGGCCTTCCTTCGGGCCGCAAGCCATGTTCGGATACTGGAAAACGCCGCGCTCGAGAGCATCGATCTCGATCGACGTCTTGCGCAATGCGGCGCGGGCCCGATCGCGTTCGGACATTGCATCGTTGCTGCCGGATACCAATCGTTTCCGTTGCTGGCGGAGCTGACGAGCGGCCTCACCAAACCGCTCGGCCAGCCGGTCAAGGGACAGGCGGCTCTTCTCAAGGCAGACGTCGATCCCTCTTTGCCGACGATCTTCCGGGACGGTCTCTACGTCGTCGCGCACGAGGGTGGGCACGTGGCGGTTGGCAGTACGAGCGAGAACCGCTTCGAGACGCCATTCACCACCGATGATCAGCTCGATGCTTTGCTGGTGGCTGCGCAAGAGCTTGTGCCGGCGCTTCGAGGTGCCGAGGTTCTGGAGCGCTGGGCCGGATTGCGGCCGAAAGCAATCGATCGCGATCCGATGGTCGGGGCGCATCCTGCCTGTGACAGGCTCCTGGCATTGACGGGCGGCTTCAAGGTCAGCTTCGGCATCGCGCACCGATTGGCGGAAGCGGTCGTGCGCACCGTTGCGGGGCAAAGGCCTGCCTTCGAGCTTCCGGAAAGCTTCCTTTTGTCCAGCCATATCGACGTCGCTTCGCGTTAG
- the puuE gene encoding allantoinase PuuE translates to MVSETYPRNLIGYGRNTPDPKWPGDARVAVQFVINYEEGGESCILDGDPASENLLSEIVGAAAWPSQRNLNMESIYEYGSRAGFWRLWRMFTELNVQATVYGVTLAMARNPEAVAAMKDAGWEIASHGYRWLEYKDFQEDVERKHIQEAVRLHTELTGERPYGMYQGKPSDNTLRLVMEEGGFLYSSDSYADDLPFWVKGVDDKPFLIIPYTLETNDMRFATPQGFNSGDQFFTYLKDAFDTLYEEGKAGSPKMMSIGLHCRLVGRPGRAAALKRFMEYVLKHDKVWVPTRLDIAKHWHNHHKPETI, encoded by the coding sequence ATGGTATCCGAGACTTATCCGCGCAATCTGATCGGCTATGGACGCAACACACCCGACCCGAAGTGGCCGGGAGACGCGCGCGTCGCCGTCCAGTTCGTCATCAATTACGAAGAGGGCGGCGAGAGCTGCATCCTTGATGGCGATCCGGCTTCCGAGAACCTTCTGTCGGAAATCGTCGGTGCTGCCGCCTGGCCGAGCCAGCGCAACCTCAACATGGAATCGATCTACGAATATGGCTCGCGCGCCGGTTTCTGGCGCTTGTGGCGCATGTTCACCGAGCTCAACGTTCAGGCCACCGTTTATGGAGTGACCCTGGCGATGGCGCGCAATCCGGAGGCGGTTGCGGCGATGAAAGATGCCGGCTGGGAAATCGCGAGCCACGGCTACCGCTGGTTGGAATACAAGGACTTCCAGGAAGATGTCGAGCGCAAGCACATTCAGGAAGCCGTGCGTCTGCACACGGAACTGACAGGCGAGCGCCCCTACGGCATGTATCAGGGCAAGCCCTCCGACAACACGCTGCGTCTCGTCATGGAGGAGGGCGGTTTCCTTTATTCCTCGGACTCCTATGCCGATGACCTGCCGTTCTGGGTGAAAGGCGTCGACGACAAGCCGTTCCTGATCATTCCCTACACGCTTGAGACCAACGATATGCGTTTTGCGACGCCGCAGGGCTTCAACTCGGGCGACCAGTTCTTCACCTATCTCAAGGATGCCTTCGATACCCTCTATGAAGAAGGTAAGGCCGGCAGCCCGAAGATGATGTCGATCGGCCTGCATTGCCGTCTCGTCGGCCGTCCCGGGCGTGCCGCGGCGCTGAAGCGCTTCATGGAATATGTGCTGAAGCACGACAAAGTGTGGGTGCCGACGCGTCTTGATATCGCAAAGCACTGGCATAACCACCACAAGCCGGAGACGATCTGA
- a CDS encoding DUF1045 domain-containing protein: MRYAICFTPPASDPLSHVAANWLGRNVFSGELVEPSAIRGLGIHEIAFHTAVPRRYGFHGALKAPFRLASDMSEAQLLRELMRFCGTLAPFRISQLEVARTGDFYSLVPSLPCEQIHYLSSAIVQHFDHFRAPLSDADIERSDPGGLSAAQFANLHRWGCPYVMDEFRFHMPLSGPIDHKDMPRVEQALRSVFEPVLSSPIQVSNVALLMEEGNGGPFRVHSLHPIGKVSARKERVAVPA, translated from the coding sequence ATGCGTTACGCCATTTGTTTCACGCCCCCTGCGAGCGATCCGCTGTCGCATGTGGCTGCAAATTGGCTCGGCAGGAATGTATTTTCAGGCGAACTGGTCGAGCCGAGCGCTATTCGCGGCTTGGGTATCCATGAGATCGCCTTCCATACCGCTGTCCCCCGTCGATATGGTTTTCACGGTGCGTTGAAGGCGCCGTTCCGGTTGGCGTCCGATATGTCGGAGGCGCAGCTTCTTCGGGAACTCATGCGGTTCTGCGGCACTTTGGCGCCCTTTCGTATCTCGCAATTAGAAGTTGCCAGGACGGGCGATTTTTACAGCCTTGTGCCGTCTCTCCCATGTGAGCAGATCCACTACCTCTCGTCGGCCATCGTTCAGCATTTCGACCATTTTCGCGCGCCGCTCAGTGATGCCGACATCGAGCGCAGCGATCCGGGCGGGCTTTCGGCCGCGCAGTTCGCCAACCTGCATCGCTGGGGATGCCCCTATGTGATGGATGAGTTCCGTTTTCACATGCCGTTATCGGGGCCGATCGATCATAAAGACATGCCACGGGTCGAGCAGGCGCTGCGAAGTGTGTTCGAGCCGGTTCTTTCCTCGCCGATCCAGGTCTCCAACGTGGCGCTGCTGATGGAAGAGGGCAATGGCGGGCCGTTTCGTGTGCATTCGCTGCATCCGATCGGCAAAGTCAGCGCGCGCAAGGAGCGCGTCGCCGTCCCCGCCTAA